caatcataaatgaatcgttcagcacgtacacaatgttgacatctatagttatattttgataaacaatcataaaagaatctttcagcacgtacacaatgttgacatctatagttatattttgataaacaatcataaaagaatcgttcagcacgtacacaatgttgacatctataaacaatcgTAAATtgatatttcagcacgtacacaatgttgacatctatagttatattttgataaaaacacACTACTTGTAAATGGggtgtgcaacaacaacaacaaacatggcagtagacacAAAGTTAGACCATAAAATACAAACTTACCCGGGCAAAAACGATacatatttatccaggagagtcttgataccaatgtccttgacccagacacacacagacgttGCAGGCCTCCATGCTTTGCGTGCAATTGGCGCCACTTTACCCACAATGCACTCCTTTGGAGAGTGAAGTTGATCCTTGATCCTTTTGACAGACTTATgcagtggattgtccgaagcttaaacagcaacaaaagtgcgtttagtacaaaaggtttatttacccgTAGTAAAAAGTGCAAAGTCggattgagctgcccatgcagacaaacaaacgtcctccggaggacacgagaatcaagcaatctctctcagcccttgtcacttggccatttgaTCTGTTTCTccatgccccaaggtcccgttgttttcgacatccttgaatcccttagtcatgcttagacaatcaaaacatttagcttttaaggacaggggggctagccccccaggagatgcacagggtgcgagcgaacgtagcgcacaagcacaaaacttcacaaactacaaaaaatgcacgggacgaaattaaatgctccccgggacgatggcttttaaccattttttttctttttatgtatttattcattttacattaaatgtcttggtttttccaccctctgaaaatcctacgaaatgtttaacaagccatcctataataatacaacagctattaatgtaacaatacaataaaacaaatatatttaatgtttttttcattatttaaacAATAGgccaatgtatattactttatatagattctacaagaaacacaaaacttaaaaactaaattatttacaattgcagacacaaggttcttgttctgcagtgcggtgtgctaatgtgcttcgtacacctgcaggaccgcaagcaaggtcgcagagaaaatgcggactggattttgagtgatttgggcattttctatatgaacaagtccaaggaccgcaagcaaggtcgcagagaaaatgcggactggattttgagtgatttgggcattttctatatgaacaagtccaaggaccgcaagcaaggtcgcagagaaaatgcggactggattttgagtgatttgGGCAttctctatatgaacaagtccaaggaccgcaagcaaggtcgcagagaaaatgcggactggattttgagtgatgtgggcattttctatatgaacaagtggaatggattggataccgacgcactaaagggtctctctaccttacgctatgaagtgaggggaaactgagtgaataatgacaggttatatgattatttattcaaactcatattcgggccactttataatgactatgtaggcatgtatttgtaaaaaaaaaaaaaaaaaaaaaaaaagtttaacaccaaattatttaggggggctttagAACATTTtatgggggcttgagcccccctaaaataggcctaacaacgccaatggtcagagcgactccatattcaccCTGTGTGTAAATACAGTATATGGAGATAAATATCAGTCATCATGGTATGGAAATGATCAAATACagaactcagtggcctagttgttaagagtgtccgccctgagatgggtaggttgtgagttcaaaccccggccgagtcataccaaagactataaaaatgggagccattacctccctgcttggcactcagcatcaaggcttggaattggggttaaatcaccaaaattggtGCCGGGCggagccaccgctgctgctcactgctcccctcacctcccagggggtgaacaagggtgatgggtcaaatgcagaggataatttcgccacacctagtgtgtgtgtgacaatcattggtactttaactttaatgagtTATCTAGGTGTGAAAATGATCGAACACAGAATATAGAGATAAATATCAGTTATTAAACACAGAATGTAGAGATAAATATCAGTTATTAAACACTGAGATAAATATAAGTTATTAAACACAGAATATAGAGCTAAATATCAGTTATTAAACAGAGATAAATATCAGTTATTAAACACGGAATGTAGAGATAAATATGTTATTAAACACACAATATAGAGATAAATATCAGTTATTAAACACAGAATAGAGATAAATATCAGTTATTAAACACAAAATATAGAGATAAATGTCAGTTATTAAACACAGAATAGAGATAAATATCAGTTATTAAACACAATATAGAGATAAATATCAGTTATTAAACACAGAGATAAATATCAGTTATTAAACACAGAATAGAGATAAATATCAGTTATTAAACACAGAATATAGAGATAAATATCAGTTATTAAACACAGAATGTAGATAAATATCAGTTATTAAACACAGAATGTAGATAAATATCAGTTATTAAACACAGAATGTAGAGATAAATATCAGTTATTAAACACAGAATAGAGATAAATATCAGTTATTAAACACAATATAGAGATAAATATCAGTTATTAAACACAGAATATAGAGATAAATATCAGTTATTAAACACAGAATAGAGATAAATATCAGTTATTAAACACAGAATATAGAGATAAATATCAGTTATTAAATACAGAATGTAGATAAATATCAGTTATTAAACACAGAAAATAGAGATAAATATCAGTTATCAAACACAGAATAGAGATAAATATAAGTTATTAAACACAGAATGTAGAGATAAATATCAGTTATTAAACACAGAATATAGAGATAAATAACAGTTATTAAACACAGAATGTAGAGATAAATATCAGTTATTAAACACAGAGATAAATATCAGTTATTAAACACAGAATATAGAGCTAAATATCAGTTATTAAACAGAGAATATAGGGATAAATATGTTATTAAACACAGAATAGAGATAAATATCAGTTATTAAACACAAAATATAGAGATAAATATCAGTTATTAAACACAGAATAGAGAGATAAATATGTTATTAAACACAGAATGTAGAGATAAATATCAGTTATTAAAcacagaaaatagagaaaaatatCAGTTATCAAACACAGAATATAGAAATAAATATCAGTTATTAAACACAGAATATAGAGATAAATATCAGTTATCAAACACAGAATATAGATATCAGTTATTAAACACAGAATGTAGAGATAAAGATCAGTTATCAAACACAGAATATAGAGATAAATATGTTATTAAACAGAGATAAATATGTTATAAAACACAGATAAATATCAGTTATCAAACACAGAATATAGAGATAAATATCAGTTATCAAACAGAATATAGAGATAAATATCAGTTATTAAACACAAAATATAGAGATAAATATGTTATAAAACACAGAGATAAATATCAGTTATTAAACACAGAATGTAGAGATAAATATCAGTTATTAAACACAGAGATACATATCAGTTATTAAACACAGAATATAGAGATAAATATCAGTTATTAAACACAGAATATAGAGATAAATATCAGTTATTAAACACAGAATGTAGAGATAAATATCAGTTATTAAACACAGAATGTAGAGATAAATATCAGTTATTAAACACAGAATATAGAGATAAATATCAGTTATCAAACACAGAATGTAGAGATAAATATCAATTAAACACAGAATGTAGAGATAAATATCAGTTATTAAACACAGAATATAGAGATAAATATCAGTTATTAAACACAGAATGTAGAGATAAATCAGTTATTAAACACAGAATGTAGAGATAAATATCAATTAAACACAGAATGCAGAGATAAATATCAGTTATTAAACACAGAATAGAGATAAATATCAGTTATCAAACACAGAATGTAGAGATAAATATCAGTTATTAAACACAGAATGCAGAGATAAATATCAGTTATTAAACACAGAATATAGAGATAAATATCAGTTATTAAACACAGAATGTAGAGATAAATATCAGTTATTAAACACAGAATGTAGAGATAAATATCAGTTATTAAACACAGAATGTAGAGATAAATATCAGTTATTAAACACAGAATGTAGAGATAAATCAGTTATTAAACACAGAAAATAGAGATAAATATCAGTTATTAAACACAGAATATAGAGATAAATATCAGTTATTAAACACAGAATAGAGATAAATATCAGTTATCAAACACAGAATGTAGAGATAAATATCAGTTATTAAACACAGAATGTAGAGATAAATATCAGTTATTAAACACAGAATGTAGAGATAAATATCAGTTATTAAACACAGAGATAAATATCAGTTATTAAACACAGAATATAGAGATAAATATCAGTTATTAAACACAGAATGTAGAGATAAATATCAGTTATTAAACACAGAATGTAGAGATAAATATCAGTTATTAAACACAGAATGCAGAGATAAATATCAGTTATTAAACACAGAATATAGAGATAAATATCAGTTATTAAACACAGAATGTAGAGATAAATATCAGTTATTAAACACAGAATGTAGAGATAAATATCAGTTATTAAACACAGAATGTAGAGATAAATATCAGTTATTAAACACAGAATGTAGAGATAAATCAGTTATTAAACACAGAAAATAGAGATAAATATCAGTTATTAAACACAGAATATAGAGATAAATATCAGTTATTAAACACAGAATAGAGATAAATATCAGTTATCAAACACAGAATGTAGAGATAAATATCAGTTATTAAACACAGAATGTAGAGATAAATATCAGTTATTAAACACAGAATGTAGAGATAAATATCAGTTATTAAACACAGAATGTAGAGATAAATATCAGTTATTAAACACAGAATGTAGAGATAAATATCAGTTATTAAACACAGAATGTAGAGATAAATATCAGTTATTAAACACAGAATGTAGAGATAAATCAGTTATTAAACACAGAAAATAGAGATAAATATCAGTTATTAAACACAGAATATAGAGATAAATATCAGTTATTAAACACAGAATAGAGATAAATATCAGTTATCAAACACAGAATGTAGAGATAAATATCAGTTATTAAACACAGAATGTAGAGATAAATATCAGTTATTAAACACAGAATGTAGAGATAAATATCAGTTATTAAACACAGAGATAAATATCAGTTATTAAACACAGAATATAGAGATAAATATCAGTTATTAAACACAGAATGTAGAGATAAATATCAGTTATTAAACACAGAATGTAGAGATAAATATCAGTTATTAAACACAGAATGCAGAGATAAATATCAGTTATTAAACACAGAATATAGAGATAAATATCAGTTATTAAACACAGAATGTAGAGATAAATATCAGTTATTAAACACAGAATGTAGAGATAAATATCAGTTATTAAACACAGAATGTAGAGATAAATATCAGTTATTAAACACAGAATGTAGAGATAAATCAGTTATTAAACACAGAAAATAGAGATAAATATCAGTTATTAAACACAGAATATAGAGATAAATATCAGTTATTAAACACAGAATAGAGATAAATATCAGTTATCAAACACAGAATGTAGAGATAAATATCAGTTATTAAACACAGAATGTAGAGATAAATATCAGTTATTAAACACAGAATGTAGAGATAAATATCAGTTATTAAACACAGAATGTAGAGATAAATATCAGTTATTAAACACAGAGATAAATATCAGTTATTAAACACAGAATATAGAGATAAATATCAGTTATTAAACACAGAGATAAATATCAGTTATTAAACACAAAATATAGAGATAAATATCAGTTATTAAACACAGAGATAAATATCAGTTATTAAACACAGAATATAGAGATAAATATCAGTTATTAAACACAGAGATAAATATCAGTTATTAAACACAGAATATAGAGATAAATATCAGTTATTAAACACAGAGATAAATATCAGTTATTAAAGTGTGGAAATGATGGGTTATTGGCCTAATTTCAATGTTGCTGCCTTCCTATATTCAGGACTTCCTACTGGCCCCCAGGGGCCCCAGCTGAAGGTATGAATAACACTGCCAGACAGCCAATGCAACAAAAGAGGTGGTTTATTGAAACAATGCTGGGAGTTTACTTCTTCTTTGACACACCCACAGTGCGACCACGGCGCCCGGTGGTCTTGGTGTGCTGACCGCGTACTCGCAGGCTGGAAGAAGGAAGACGGGATATTAAAAAATGGCATCCGGAGCACACAACAACACCTCAGTGCTGAGCTCACCCCCAGAAGTGTCGCAGACCGCGATGGGCGCGGATCTTCTTCAGCCTCTCCAGGTCTTCTCTCAGTTTGTTGTCCAGGCCGTTAGCCAGCACCTGAAAGCAGCCGTCGCTTGTCAGCTCCGAGGTGACATTTGGATCTAGGGTCAACCGCAGCCACGGATCAGCGCTGGCTTACCTGACTGAATTTACCATCCTTGATGTCCTTCTGCCTGTTCAGGAACCAGTCTGGGATTTTGTACTGGCGAGGATTCTGCATGATGGTCACCACGCGCTCCACCTAAACCACCAAGAGATGGAGGTCGTCAGTCAAAAGGAGCACCAAATACGGCGCCGGGAGTGAAATGTGGGTTATGATCCAGGTTCAGAGATCTCCCCACCACTCCAGTGAAAGTCCCAGTGAAGCCTGTGAGATCTGAGCTGAACAGACTGTGCCGGACATGCTAGCATTATTGCAGCTTTGTTTTGAAGAAAGGGTGCAGTCCAGTACTGAAGGAGCGGCTCATAGTCATTGAATTCAGGTCATTAAAAACAGGACAGACTAGCTAACCTGGTGAAGACATCAGATTATGGTCACTTGTTGTTTGCACTACATTCTAATgtattgttccatccatccatccatcttcttccgcttatccgaggtcgggtcgcgggggcagcagcctaagcagggaaacccagacttccctctccccagccacttcgtccagctcttcccgggggatcccgaggcgttcccaggccagccgggagacatagtcttcccaacgtgtcctgggtcttccccgtggcctcctaccggtcggcagagcttctcaccctatctctaagggagagacccgccacccggcggaggaaactcatttgggccgcttgtacccgtgatcttgtcctttcggtcataacacaaagctcatgaccataggtgaggatgggaacgtagatcaaccggtaaattgagagctttgccttccggctcagctccttcctcaccacaacggatcgatacagcgtccgcattactgaagacgccgcaccgatccgcctgtcgatctcaccatccactcttccctcactcgtgaacaagactccgaggtacttgaactcctccacttggggcagggtctcctccgcaacccggagatggcactccacccttttccggccgagaaccatggactcggacttggaggtgctgattctcatcccagtcgcttcacactcggctgcgaaccgatccagcgagagctgaagatcctggccagatgaagccatctggaccacatcatctgcaaatagcagagacctaatcctgcagccaccaaaccagatcctctcaacgccttgactgcgcctagaaattctgtccataaaagttatgaacagaatgggtgacaaagggcagccttggcggagtccaaccctcactggaaacgtgtccgacttactgccggcaatgcggaccaaactctgacactgatcatacagggagcggaccgccacaatcagacagtccgataccccatactctctgagcactccccacaggacacggtcgaatgccttctccaagtccacaaagcacatgtagactggttgggcaaactcccatgcaccctcaaggaccctgccgagagtatagagctggtccacagttccacgaccaggacgaaaactacactgttcctcctgaatccgaggttcgattatccggcgtagcctcctctccagcacgcccgaatagaccttaccgggaaggctgaggagtgtgatcccacgatagttagaacacaccctccggttccccttcttaaagagaggaaccaccaccccggtctgccaatccagaggtaccgcccccgatgtccacgcgatgctgcagagtcttgtcaaccaagacagccccacagcatccagagccttaaggaactccgggcggatctcatccacccccggggccttgcttAATGTATTGTTGATCACAAAAtataagttagtttttttaatttcttttaaaaaagtgCTGTTTTTGGGAGTCAGATTTCAAATAATTTAAATGGGAAATATTAGTTAATAGCGGCGACCGCAGCAAATGTAAAGCCAAAAGATGGATGAGAGTGTTTGATAAGAGACAAACAGTATGAAAGAAAAtacctcaggaaaataaaaaaaaaagtggttttaCATTAAATAATGATGTATCTAATTAAAAAAGTCAATGTGTGCCGTTTCTTTGGGCCCTAGCATTGATTAATCTGACCTGCAATTATTtcgagtactgtatttttcggattataaatcgcatttttttccagtttggccgggggtgcgatttatactccggagcgattgatgtgtgaaattattaacacattatcgtaaaatatatattattatttatctcattcacggaagagacgaagcaaaatgtcagcaaccgtcacacacacgtcaactaataagaattcggcgggggagggtcatggcagaagtgcattgtgggtcatgggacgctaactgctatatgctactgccgtagctattaaaatggatcatttctaCATTGGCTGTAACTTAtaaaactgaacaaaaatggcacctaaAAGGAAATCAtacactgcagattacaagctggccGTAGTGAAATATGCATCAGAGagcggcaatcgagcagcagaaagaaaggacgtaccaggagcgacaacgaggaagaagatttcatgggatttagcgattaggagtgacagattgtttggtaatcgtatagcatgttctatatgttatagttatttgaatgactcttaccataatatgttacgttaacataccaggcaccttctcagttggttatttatgcctcatataacgtacacttattcagcctgttgttcactattctttagacattttaaattgtctttcaaatgtctattcttggtgttggcttttatcaaatacatttcgccaaaaaatgtgacttatacttcagtgcgacttatgttttttttccttctttattttgcattttcggccggtgcgacttatactccggagcgacttatactcccaaaaatgtggtatggtatttcaatatttttgagtgACACTTAAACGTGATGCTCTGATTGAACTCCTCAGATGCTAACATTTATTACAATGCTGCAGGGCTCGAATTTTACCGCGGCTCAGCTACCGCCCACGTCTTTCGCCGTAATGCCCAAAAATTTGACTGACAttcgcggcaagaacatgccgtgaccgcccttgactttttacttgttaatggatgaGGGATTAACAGTAAATGGTATAATGATCATTTGCGATAATTAGCAAtaccgtttaattttttaattactgaaaaaaattaatttattaatgcattttcagcaacacgaagtcaggtgcatgcgcactagcggtgttcggcttgataatcatggcggaccaacgacaccgactttgctgcggaggtattgctgtgtattgttttgttgaattgattaatttaaaaaaaattaaatttaaattaaaaaaaaaaatcgatttttttctccaattattattatttatttatttttttaattaatcaatccaacaaaacaatacacagcaataccacaacaatgcaatccaattccaaaagcaaagccgagccagcaacactcagaagtgcaatcaacagagcaattgagaggagacacaaacaccacacagaacaaaccaaaagtagtaaaacaaaaatgaatattatcaacaacagtatcaatattagttacaatttcaacatagcagtgattaaaaatccctcattgacattatcattagacatttataaaaaaaagaacaatagtgtcacagtggcttacacttgcatcgcatctcataagcttgacaacacactgtgtccaatattttcacaaagataaaataagtcatatttttggttcatttaatagttcaaaaaaatgtacattattgcaatcagttgataaaacattgtcctttacaattataaaagctttttacaaaaatctactactctgcttgcatgtcagcagactggggtagatcctgctgaaatctatgtattccatgaatagacaatccttttgaatagggaaaacatcgtttttcaatcgagaatcgtgttgaattgaaaaaaaaatcgattttcaatcgaatcgtgaccccaagaatcgacattgaatcgaatcgtgattcACAGgcctaatatatactgtatatatatatacatacatatatatacctatatatatatatatatattagagatgcgcggtctgcggacacacccgcggtgtccgcgggttatccgcgggtcgggcggatgaatgacgaaaaaaatagattttaaatagattcgggagaatggcggttgaaccaattcggaaatatatatacatcctaTGTGTCCCAGTAACAATTGAGTGctgcaagtgagcgctccttcagcgcagcagggcgcattttagaggccaggcgctctcgcctgaatcctggcactgtagatgccattttattcctgcatagtgctaacaaaaaaaagtaagtagacatacggttggatatgttaaacgaattagtccacgttacctaggctataccaaataagaccATGTCTagcctatattgagttcggtcagctgaataattgtgatggctacgtgttgtttgggcgcactacaatgcaaaggaattaaggcaattgcgttgtttattgtggttttttttctattggagatatactactgtgtgttaattatttggcctcgctttcaagtgaagcgcatctccgattggctacaatgtaaggctatttaACCTGCTTTGTTcgtcgcgaccgtctattttcattataattcaattattattatttatttttgtttaaatagggatgacatacatatgttgttgtataatttaagtttgtgcgcgtgattgacagcctaaggcttaggaggcacattttttatttatttatttcaacttaaaaaggtatgagcctatgcctacaacataggctatgtgtttatctttattttcctgcctgtcgttgacaatggagattgtctgatattttgtcatggctgcagatcaatcaataaaaggttaatctttgtcgcaaaattgttcactttgcaccccgccctcgtccctatttgagcattataacgttaacaagttcatattcattgaaataaattcagaacttTTTTtcttacctaacgaaaatataggccttgtctttctaaaacatttttttaacttcttaaaagcatcgttctgcttgctgcaactgcgcacacaaagtgtgaggaacgcactcctggcaacaatagtcaacactttcttaatggaaatgacaataatattataataatgataaataccg
This Entelurus aequoreus isolate RoL-2023_Sb linkage group LG05, RoL_Eaeq_v1.1, whole genome shotgun sequence DNA region includes the following protein-coding sequences:
- the rps18 gene encoding small ribosomal subunit protein uS13, translating into MSLVIPEKFQHILRVLNTNIDGRRKIAFAITAIKGVGRRYAHVVLRKADIDLSKRAGELTEEEVERVVTIMQNPRQYKIPDWFLNRQKDIKDGKFSQVLANGLDNKLREDLERLKKIRAHRGLRHFWGLRVRGQHTKTTGRRGRTVGVSKKK